A single region of the Oenococcus kitaharae DSM 17330 genome encodes:
- the addA gene encoding helicase-exonuclease AddAB subunit AddA — translation MNYSENQKAVIFHAPDENLLVAASAGSGKTTVLIEHVYQQLLAGQDIDRFLISTFTDAAASEMKSRLEKRIRQGIGETSAKADKKHLQAQLLSLNSAAIGTLDAFSLKIIERYYAAIGLDPRYRILADQTEKDLLIQEVIDNTFNSSYKDSRFLELLANFSSASRDQDLKKLVIRLNSMAEARAEADEWLDSLGRHYRLGNSLTAGDFWQRLLAPQLSDKVVEAYYQIVSAKEKIEKLQDYGSYEPYLTDVAAMMQGLINSFKSNDWQQIRNYYDQHPWPKSARKKGNTPGEAEYFKQFVDKQIKAARDSYRSIATDFLLLNEKQWLLISQNADKIVTELVELTKLFRKHFAAKKRDLSLLDFSDGEQFAYQILKVPSIREEVQSSYHEVLVDEYQDINDLQESILTSVANSHNMFMVGDLKQSIYGFRQADPKKFTEKYRAYGRHQGGRLIELADNYRSEKNVTQFSNSVFDQLMDQKLGGIDYKGDVQLKAANKDYPADLKKVAEISIVIDDGQQTEADFGKTDAELELIAAKIQDLVGHEQLFDRDSKSMRPVQFKDITILGRSHAWENELQAVFAKHNIPVNVAAGNFLQEFEISVILSFLKIIDNPHQDIPLAAVLRSPIYGLDENKLAEIRTVDLKHDYFTAVKTYAETGADADLKDLLVNFLQQLNRYREIAADNRIVDLIWQIYDDTNWPEYVSAMVGGTQRLANLHALYEYAQQLSDNRFVGLFSFIRYVEQLMNATEDFSQAPADMGEQAVSVMTIHAAKGLEFPIVFLLNLDKKIDARDTQGVMVADFDEGVGIDLVDPVSRVKIPTLQKMVVAEKIKEKNWAEEMRLLYVALTRAEQRLYLIGASGSQTDLALSWETPVSKDPAVLAVQDRLRATSYQQWIGMALAKTGRIDLTDLVKQADQSDLVFSIKLVDYSQIIDMAAQETENDTAAVTASDIKSDPEINLSRAEKILDYRYPFQTESNLAAYHNVSELKRVFEDPDALLLPEMDDQPAAEITELPKPDFAQSSQGTHISSTDKGTATHLILEKIDWHKELTTDYLTNLIHQTISDSDLAQAIELDKLEWLIHSELGRQIQAHVDSLRREETFAMLLPAEKLYQGISSGDQVLVHGIIDGYFIDGDDVILFDYKTDRLTKNYMADLSARYAGQLNIYATALASMYPGKKVADRVIAGLEGEKLIHL, via the coding sequence ATGAACTATTCTGAAAACCAAAAAGCTGTTATTTTTCATGCTCCTGATGAAAATCTGCTGGTTGCTGCTTCGGCTGGTTCTGGCAAGACAACTGTTTTAATTGAACATGTCTACCAGCAGCTGTTGGCAGGCCAGGATATTGATCGTTTTCTGATTTCGACTTTTACAGATGCCGCAGCTTCGGAAATGAAAAGTCGTCTGGAAAAACGCATTCGTCAAGGGATCGGAGAGACTAGCGCAAAGGCCGATAAAAAACATTTACAGGCGCAGCTGCTATCGTTGAATAGTGCGGCAATCGGGACTTTAGACGCTTTTTCATTAAAAATTATCGAACGATATTATGCGGCAATCGGCTTGGACCCGCGCTATCGCATTTTGGCTGATCAGACCGAAAAAGATTTGCTGATTCAAGAAGTGATTGATAATACTTTTAATTCGTCATATAAAGACAGCCGTTTTCTGGAACTGCTCGCGAATTTTTCTTCAGCCAGCCGAGATCAGGATTTGAAAAAACTGGTCATTAGATTGAATTCGATGGCCGAAGCGCGTGCAGAAGCCGATGAGTGGCTGGATTCGCTCGGCCGCCATTATCGCTTGGGAAATAGTTTGACTGCTGGCGATTTTTGGCAGCGCTTATTAGCGCCCCAATTATCCGATAAGGTTGTTGAAGCTTATTACCAGATCGTCTCAGCCAAAGAGAAGATTGAAAAATTGCAGGATTATGGCAGTTACGAACCTTATTTGACTGATGTTGCCGCCATGATGCAGGGACTGATTAACAGTTTTAAAAGTAATGACTGGCAGCAGATACGCAATTATTATGATCAGCATCCTTGGCCGAAATCCGCTCGCAAAAAGGGCAATACACCTGGTGAAGCTGAGTATTTCAAACAATTCGTCGATAAGCAGATCAAGGCTGCTCGGGATTCGTATCGCTCAATTGCCACGGATTTCCTGCTTCTTAACGAAAAACAATGGCTGCTGATTAGCCAAAATGCCGATAAAATTGTCACAGAATTAGTTGAGCTGACAAAACTATTTCGGAAACATTTTGCTGCTAAAAAACGCGATCTATCGCTGCTGGATTTTTCAGATGGCGAGCAGTTTGCCTATCAGATTCTCAAAGTTCCCAGTATTCGTGAAGAAGTTCAAAGCAGTTATCATGAAGTGCTTGTCGATGAATACCAAGATATTAATGATTTGCAGGAAAGTATTCTCACGAGTGTGGCAAACAGCCACAATATGTTTATGGTTGGCGACTTAAAACAGAGTATTTACGGTTTTCGTCAAGCTGACCCGAAGAAGTTTACGGAAAAATATCGTGCCTATGGTCGGCATCAAGGCGGTCGTCTGATCGAATTAGCTGATAATTATCGTTCAGAAAAAAATGTCACGCAGTTTTCGAATTCCGTTTTTGATCAATTAATGGACCAGAAATTAGGCGGAATTGATTACAAAGGGGATGTCCAATTAAAGGCGGCCAATAAAGATTATCCGGCTGACTTGAAGAAAGTGGCTGAAATATCGATCGTGATCGATGACGGCCAACAGACAGAGGCGGATTTTGGCAAGACTGATGCCGAACTGGAATTGATTGCGGCTAAAATTCAGGATTTAGTTGGCCACGAGCAGCTTTTTGACCGCGACTCAAAAAGCATGCGGCCAGTTCAATTTAAAGATATTACCATTCTTGGGCGCTCGCATGCTTGGGAAAACGAGCTGCAGGCTGTTTTTGCCAAACACAATATTCCAGTGAATGTCGCGGCTGGTAATTTTCTGCAGGAATTTGAAATTTCTGTGATTTTAAGTTTCTTAAAAATTATTGACAACCCGCATCAGGATATTCCTTTGGCAGCTGTTTTGCGGTCACCGATTTATGGCTTGGACGAAAATAAATTGGCCGAGATTCGCACAGTGGATTTAAAACACGATTATTTTACAGCCGTGAAAACGTATGCTGAAACCGGCGCCGACGCTGATTTAAAAGATTTACTGGTCAACTTTCTCCAGCAGCTGAATCGTTATCGGGAAATCGCGGCTGATAACCGGATTGTTGATTTGATTTGGCAGATTTACGATGACACGAATTGGCCAGAATATGTTTCGGCGATGGTCGGCGGAACACAACGTTTAGCCAACTTGCACGCTTTATACGAATACGCTCAGCAATTATCAGACAATCGTTTTGTTGGTTTATTCAGTTTTATTCGCTATGTCGAACAGCTGATGAACGCGACTGAAGATTTTTCCCAAGCGCCGGCGGATATGGGCGAACAAGCTGTCTCAGTTATGACAATTCATGCAGCCAAAGGTTTGGAATTTCCAATCGTCTTTCTGCTGAATCTCGACAAAAAAATTGATGCACGCGATACACAAGGTGTGATGGTAGCGGATTTTGACGAAGGTGTCGGGATTGATCTGGTTGACCCTGTTTCACGCGTGAAAATTCCAACCTTGCAAAAAATGGTTGTTGCAGAAAAGATCAAAGAGAAAAACTGGGCTGAAGAGATGCGGCTCTTGTACGTTGCTTTAACGCGTGCCGAACAGCGCCTGTATCTAATTGGTGCTAGCGGATCGCAGACTGATTTAGCTTTATCTTGGGAGACACCTGTTTCAAAAGACCCGGCCGTGCTGGCTGTGCAGGATCGATTGCGTGCGACGAGCTATCAGCAGTGGATTGGTATGGCTTTAGCTAAGACTGGCCGGATTGATTTGACGGATTTGGTCAAACAAGCTGATCAATCCGACTTGGTATTTTCAATCAAACTGGTCGACTATAGCCAAATTATAGACATGGCTGCACAAGAAACGGAAAACGATACGGCCGCAGTGACGGCTTCAGATATTAAATCCGACCCGGAAATTAATTTATCACGGGCAGAAAAAATTCTCGATTACCGATATCCCTTTCAGACGGAAAGTAATCTGGCGGCCTATCATAACGTCAGTGAATTAAAACGTGTTTTTGAGGATCCAGACGCTTTGCTTTTGCCGGAAATGGATGATCAACCAGCTGCAGAAATCACGGAATTGCCTAAGCCGGATTTCGCCCAGTCCAGCCAGGGAACACATATTAGTTCGACAGATAAAGGGACTGCCACGCATTTAATCTTGGAAAAAATTGACTGGCATAAAGAACTGACCACAGATTACCTAACGAATTTAATTCATCAGACTATTAGCGATTCGGACCTGGCCCAAGCGATTGAATTAGACAAGCTGGAATGGCTGATACATTCTGAGTTAGGCAGGCAGATTCAAGCGCATGTTGACAGTCTCAGACGTGAGGAAACGTTTGCCATGCTCCTGCCGGCCGAAAAACTCTATCAGGGTATCAGTAGCGGCGATCAAGTCTTAGTTCACGGTATTATTGACGGCTATTTTATTGACGGTGATGATGTTATCTTGTTTGACTACAAGACGGATCGTTTGACGAAAAATTATATGGCTGATTTGTCGGCGCGTTATGCCGGGCAGCTGAATATTTATGCAACTGCTTTGGCAAGCATGTATCCAGGCAAAAAGGTGGCTGATCGCGTGATAGCAGGCTTAGAAGGCGAGAAACTGATTCACTTATAA
- a CDS encoding PD-(D/E)XK nuclease family protein yields the protein MTLKIIRAFADSDFRSELLARIHKKYQADPQARFFYVVPNHIKFSSEVGVLKDFGTLLGAKTQDNQAFSRLQVYSFSRLAWALTKQEEGKTALTDLSIAILVGQVLRDLPLAQLGIFARSARLPGFVANVAAQLQEIWDSGLTAAELGVTHSGQDRLADKIHFLAIIEAQVLPLLADFELPEDKLKNFAEDLADLDLSHANFYFEGFSNFTNTEMSVLQAIIALDRQGSDSEVTVALIGDSASDRFGDGNLFFKTNRLIRENFPDAQIERIHRDRNLSMSQQNFEKSWRELETQGFAQEKRPLPQMSIRTVSSQENEAAFVARSIRRKLVDDPTLRARDILVIAQRLDNYKDILPHFFQRYDLPYFLDSDTRMSDHPLASVLESLLTPSAEFDYERVMRILKSGLFQWESETNFQESFDYLENFVLAANPKEALWRNGDFQYVAVSDEQDVAKSDPQDQRINQMVNQMRVYIVQLLDSFKDRFAKVTTYEQAVRALMAWLLDFKVDQVFIAQANRGDDRGVQAWKMLINSLEQIDHLIADKEFVGQDFLQMLKDGFAAATFSGIPASLDQITISESGIVQRQDYRLLYFIGATSDSLPAQIDSKSLLDDSDRQQLISDFAEAKKDYFLQDTSRQQMAAENLRFYSTVLSATESVVFSYPKFRSDGKKNELSPYLSRLSLPEVSDLHEVKVPDLPEKKADLVNYLGNANSSVTAVSRSAKAYGTAFIDGLYSLISLRNGNFKKVLAASHYENQVVTLRKDLVDKLFGKDLRLSISQIERYFSNPYEYFLQYGLRLKKRSQFTLDPALSGSYYHAIFEKVVDRMIEKKVAFRDLSNQELDESSRQAAESLLQQEDFQILDSDDHFQAVAKSLTQDVALTFRLMRLSNAFNQSRPIRTEAAFGRLDQDNKQAPLIGLDFTLENGNRLYLRGKVDRIDSQDQNHDFATIIDYKSNGKQFNFRDAYVGSELQLLTYWMDLLKNTQQLGFRQLGGAVFAQIKNQPATIADMLSKGVPLDQVFGQNAQFQRPDFQFRGLLLDDSAYLDNLQHLEAGEKADFYHFSLTKNEQHAVSDDVLSKEDLQLLMKHDQDKLVQAGNAISQGRFPLYPLREGDQRSALTYSDYKEVMNFDRSFGDRYHDLNVYPNNRKGILALLKKEQEK from the coding sequence ATGACCTTAAAGATTATCCGAGCCTTTGCTGATAGTGATTTTCGCTCCGAGTTATTGGCTCGTATACATAAAAAATATCAGGCGGATCCGCAGGCACGTTTTTTCTATGTGGTACCCAATCATATTAAATTTTCGTCAGAGGTCGGTGTTTTAAAAGATTTTGGGACTCTGTTGGGTGCTAAAACTCAAGATAACCAGGCCTTTTCACGCTTGCAGGTTTACTCTTTCTCACGCCTGGCTTGGGCCTTGACCAAACAAGAAGAGGGGAAAACGGCGCTGACTGATTTATCAATCGCCATTCTAGTTGGACAAGTCTTGCGGGATCTGCCCTTAGCACAATTGGGAATTTTTGCGCGTTCTGCCCGTTTGCCAGGGTTTGTGGCCAATGTTGCCGCACAGCTGCAGGAAATTTGGGATTCCGGATTGACTGCCGCTGAGTTAGGGGTAACACATAGCGGCCAAGATCGTTTAGCTGACAAAATTCATTTTCTGGCGATTATTGAAGCACAAGTTCTGCCTTTACTGGCAGACTTTGAGCTGCCTGAGGATAAGCTGAAAAATTTTGCTGAAGATTTGGCAGATTTAGACTTATCGCACGCAAATTTCTATTTTGAAGGTTTTTCTAATTTTACCAATACTGAGATGTCTGTTTTACAAGCAATTATTGCCTTGGATAGACAAGGCAGTGATTCTGAAGTGACGGTCGCTTTGATCGGCGATAGTGCGAGTGATCGTTTTGGGGATGGCAATCTCTTTTTTAAGACGAACCGCTTGATTAGAGAAAATTTTCCTGATGCCCAGATCGAACGGATTCATCGCGATCGAAATTTATCTATGTCGCAGCAGAATTTTGAAAAGAGCTGGCGTGAATTAGAAACGCAGGGTTTTGCCCAAGAAAAACGCCCATTGCCTCAGATGTCGATCAGGACCGTCAGCAGCCAGGAAAACGAAGCGGCTTTTGTTGCCCGCTCGATTCGCCGCAAATTGGTCGACGATCCAACTTTGCGGGCACGTGACATTTTGGTGATTGCTCAGCGTTTGGACAATTACAAAGATATTCTGCCGCACTTTTTCCAGCGCTATGATCTGCCTTATTTCTTGGACAGTGATACCCGCATGTCTGATCATCCTTTAGCTTCTGTTTTAGAAAGTTTGTTGACACCAAGTGCAGAATTCGATTACGAACGGGTTATGCGGATTTTAAAAAGCGGCCTATTCCAATGGGAATCCGAAACGAATTTTCAAGAGTCTTTTGATTATCTGGAAAACTTTGTTCTGGCAGCTAACCCTAAAGAGGCTCTTTGGCGTAATGGTGATTTTCAGTATGTCGCGGTCAGTGATGAACAGGATGTGGCCAAAAGCGATCCACAAGACCAGCGAATCAACCAAATGGTTAATCAGATGCGTGTCTATATTGTGCAGCTGCTGGATAGTTTTAAGGACCGTTTTGCCAAAGTGACTACTTATGAGCAGGCGGTCAGGGCCTTAATGGCTTGGCTGCTGGATTTTAAAGTCGATCAGGTCTTTATTGCACAAGCCAATCGCGGCGATGACCGAGGCGTTCAGGCTTGGAAAATGCTGATAAACAGCCTGGAACAGATCGATCATTTGATTGCCGACAAGGAATTTGTTGGCCAGGATTTTTTGCAGATGTTAAAAGATGGTTTTGCGGCGGCCACGTTTTCAGGCATTCCGGCCAGTCTGGATCAGATTACAATTTCAGAAAGCGGGATTGTTCAGCGGCAGGATTATCGTTTACTGTACTTTATTGGTGCGACTTCAGACAGCCTGCCGGCGCAGATTGATTCTAAAAGCCTATTGGATGACTCTGATCGTCAGCAATTAATCAGTGATTTTGCTGAAGCCAAAAAGGATTATTTTTTGCAGGACACAAGTCGTCAGCAAATGGCTGCCGAGAATCTGCGTTTTTATTCGACCGTCTTATCCGCCACAGAATCAGTTGTCTTCAGTTATCCAAAATTTAGAAGCGATGGCAAAAAAAATGAGCTTTCGCCATATTTGTCCCGCCTGTCATTGCCGGAAGTCTCGGACTTGCACGAAGTCAAAGTGCCGGATCTGCCTGAAAAGAAGGCGGATCTCGTTAATTATTTGGGCAATGCCAATAGCTCGGTTACTGCCGTCAGTCGTAGTGCAAAAGCATATGGGACTGCTTTTATTGACGGCTTATATTCGTTAATTTCCTTGCGAAACGGCAACTTTAAGAAAGTTTTGGCTGCTAGTCATTATGAAAATCAAGTCGTGACTTTGAGAAAAGATCTGGTCGATAAGCTTTTTGGCAAAGATTTGCGTTTATCAATTTCTCAAATCGAACGCTATTTCAGTAATCCTTATGAATATTTTCTGCAGTATGGCCTGCGTTTGAAAAAACGGAGCCAATTTACCCTGGATCCTGCGCTTTCAGGCAGTTACTATCATGCGATTTTTGAAAAAGTCGTTGATAGGATGATCGAAAAAAAAGTCGCATTTCGCGATTTAAGCAATCAAGAACTGGATGAAAGCAGTCGTCAGGCTGCTGAGAGCCTGCTGCAGCAAGAAGATTTTCAGATTCTGGATTCAGATGACCATTTCCAGGCTGTTGCTAAAAGCCTCACACAGGATGTTGCATTGACTTTCCGTCTGATGCGGCTGTCCAATGCCTTTAACCAATCACGCCCTATCCGCACTGAGGCAGCTTTTGGCCGCTTGGATCAGGATAACAAGCAGGCGCCTTTGATTGGTCTGGATTTCACTTTGGAAAACGGCAACCGCTTATATCTTCGCGGGAAAGTCGACCGCATTGATAGCCAGGATCAGAATCATGATTTTGCGACAATTATTGATTACAAGTCCAATGGCAAACAATTTAATTTTCGCGATGCTTATGTTGGCAGTGAGCTGCAGTTGTTGACTTATTGGATGGATCTTTTAAAAAATACACAGCAGCTGGGATTTCGCCAGTTGGGCGGGGCTGTTTTCGCCCAGATTAAAAATCAGCCGGCCACAATCGCAGATATGCTGTCCAAGGGTGTGCCGCTGGACCAGGTCTTTGGCCAAAATGCACAGTTTCAGCGGCCGGATTTCCAATTCCGTGGTCTTTTACTGGACGATTCAGCCTATTTGGATAATTTGCAGCATCTGGAAGCTGGCGAGAAGGCCGATTTTTATCATTTTTCGTTAACAAAAAATGAACAGCATGCTGTTAGCGATGATGTCTTATCTAAAGAAGATCTGCAATTATTGATGAAACATGACCAGGATAAACTGGTCCAAGCCGGCAATGCCATTAGTCAAGGGCGTTTTCCTTTGTATCCTTTGCGGGAGGGCGACCAGAGATCTGCACTGACTTATTCCGATTATAAGGAAGTTATGAATTTCGATCGTTCTTTTGGCGATCGTTATCATGATTTGAATGTTTATCCCAATAACAGAAAAGGCATTTTGGCCTTATTGAAAAAGGAGCAGGAAAAATGA